A single window of Gossypium hirsutum isolate 1008001.06 unplaced genomic scaffold, Gossypium_hirsutum_v2.1 scaffold_400, whole genome shotgun sequence DNA harbors:
- the LOC107915603 gene encoding uncharacterized protein: MSGETPSEWFMWLPFVKWWCNTTHHSSIQTTPYEALYGQEPPLHLPYLAGASLVAVVDRSLQNREVTRELLQFHLKRSQERMKQMIDRRRSEREFTVGNLVYLKLQPYIQHTMRNIRNQKLFPKYVGPFPVEAKTGIGAYKLLFPIRSCIHHTFHVSQLQKHIDRASITSNLLLVGFDGELSIEPMRVIDRRMVKKETSAVMEVLVEWANTFQKMQRGRTYKSSKENFHPSILENKVLLQEGSNCYGTSKQSAPGF, from the coding sequence ATGTCAGGAGAAACTCCTAGTGAATGGTTCATGTGGCTACCTTTTGTCAAATGGTGGTGCAACACCACTCACCACTCATCCATTCAGACCACTCCTTATGAAGCACTCTACGGTCAAGAGCCCCCACTTCATCTTCCTTACCTAGCAGGAGCCTCACTAGTGGCTGTTGTTGATAGAAGCCTTCAAAACAGGGAGGTTACCAGGGAATTGTTGCAATTTCACCTCAAAAGATCTCAAGAGAGAATGAAACAAATGATCGATCGAAGGAGGTCTGAAAGGGAGTTCACAGTCGGGAATTTAGTTTACCTCAAACTACAGCCTTACATACAGCATACTATGAGGAATATTCGAAATCAAAAGTTGTTTCCAAAATATGTTGGTCCTTTTCCAGTGGAAGCTAAGACTGGTATTGGTGCCTACAAACTACTTTTTCCAATAAGGTCATGTATTCATCACACCTTCCATGTGTCACAGCTCCAGAAACATATCGATAGAGCCTCTATTACATCTAACCTACTCTTAGTTGGCTTTGACGGTGAGTTGAGCATAGAACCAATGAGGGTCATAGATCGAAGAATGGTTAAGAAGGAAACTAGTGCAGTCATGGAAGTATTAGTAGAATGGGCGAACACCTTCCAGAAGATGCAACGTGGGAGAACCTACAAGAGCTCCAAAGAAAATTTCCATCCTTCGATCCTTGAGAACAAGGTTTTGCTGCAAGAGGGGAGCAATTGTTATGGAACGAGCAAACAGTCAGCACCAGGGTTTTGA